One segment of Clavelina lepadiformis chromosome 2, kaClaLepa1.1, whole genome shotgun sequence DNA contains the following:
- the LOC143446187 gene encoding solute carrier family 49 member A3-like isoform X1 has translation MAYSSPKLVSTGFSGNNNGLVTYSIIQRGINMKLKNMTSSRETYKVDSASTNDYKVYRRRWFLLATLFVLNISNAMAWLAFAPVAYKAAEFYTDPPSLDTINWLSVVFMITGIPCGIVATWLIDTVGLRFSVILSAWLNGIGCVIRVISAIDGIAPSAKLPLVFTGQIVAALAQPFVLFAPTKLSALWFKEDQRAISNMLATTGNPLGMMIANIISPILTNKPTDMLYMLAIQCIPAGVAVIMATFGWWSSLPPSPPSSSADAESQPFLVGLKALARNRRYYLLAWAIGGGIALFSVLTTLLSQILCPWGYTDTYVGVACGSALIGAGFVGSAIAGVIVDKTKRFTEVTKVCYALAVVALIVFAVMHNQANQWVVLTCMCGLFGFFSLPVYPIGNELAVETTYPVGEATSSGIVFMSGQLQGLILILLLQSIGTNLDPKPTTDQCTSENLGDIPVQDMSVPVYVMAGYGGLIVLIYTIFFRTEYKRLLADKCKKDSEDSLEKNMDNAAYIQENETDQVEKF, from the exons ATGGCCTACTCCAGTCCTAAGCTTGTGAGCACTGGGTTTTCAGGAAACAATAATGGATTGGTTACTTACAGCATCATTCAGCG TGGGATAaacatgaaattgaaaaatatgacTTCTTCAAGAGAGACCTATAAAGTTGATTCGGCTTCTACTAACGATTATAAAGTGTACCGCCGAAGATGGTTTCTGTTGGCAACACTTTTTGTGCTGAacatttcaaatgcaatg gCGTGGCTTGCATTTGCTCCTGTTGCTTACAAAGCTGCTGAGTTTTACACGGATCCCCCAAGCCTTGACACAATAAACTGGCTCTCTGTTGTGTTTATGATAACTGGAATTCCTTGTGGAATCGTAGCAACATGGCTAATCGATACAGTTGGACTTAGATTTTCTGTGATTTTAAGTGCTTGGTTGAATGGTATTGGCTGTGTTATAAGAGTGATCAGTGCAATTGATGGAATTGCACCATCTGCTAAACTTCCGTTGGTATTTACTGGTCAAATAGTTGCTGCTCTTGCACAACCATTTGTTCTGTTTGCACCAACGAAGTTGTCTGCTTTGTGGTTCAAAGAGGACCAAAGGGCAATTTCAAACATGTTGGCGACAACAG GTAATCCTCTTGGAATGATGATTGCAAACATAATATCACCAATACTTACTAATAAACCAACAGATATGCTTTACATG CTTGCTATCCAGTGCATTCCAGCTGGTGTTGCAGTAATCATGGCAACATTTGGTTGGTGGTCGAGTTTACCCCCATCTCCTCCTTCGTCAAGTGCCGATGCTGAATCACAACCATTCTTGGTTGGCTTGAAAGCATTGGCAAGGAACCGCCGGTATTATCTCCTGGCATGGGCAATTGGTGGTGGAATAGCTCTGTTCAGTGTTCTTACCACTCTGCTCTCGCAAATTTTGTGCCCTTGGGGATATACAGAT ACTTACGTTGGAGTTGCTTGTGGATCAGCTTTAATAGGAGCCGGTTTTGTTGGATCAGCCATAGCCGGTGTCATCGTGGATAAGACAAAGAGGTTCACTGAAGTTACAAAAGTGTGCTACGCTCTGGCTGTTGTTGCATTGATTGTGTTCGCTGTG ATGCACAATCAAGCTAACCAGTGGGTCGTTCTTACATGCATGTGTGGCTTATTTGGTTTCTTTAGTTTACCTGTTTACCCCATTGGGAATGAACTTGCTGTGGAAACAACATATCCTGTAGGAGAAGCCACTAGTTCTGGAATAGTTTTTATGTCTGG TCAACTTCAAGGGCTCATATTGATTTTACTTCTTCAATCCATTGGAACTAATTTGGATCCAAAGCCTACCACTGATCAATGTACCAGTGAGAACCTCGGGGACATACCAGTCCAGGACATGTCAG TTCCAGTTTATGTTATGGCTGGATATGGTGGCTTGATAGTGCTCATTTATACCATCTTCTTCCGAACTGAGTATAAACGTTTGCTTGCtgacaaatgcaagaaagacAGTGAAGACAGTTTAGAAAAGAACATGGATAACGCAGCATATATTCAGGAAAATGAAACGGACCAAGTGGAAAAATTTTGA
- the LOC143446187 gene encoding solute carrier family 49 member A3-like isoform X2, producing the protein MKLKNMTSSRETYKVDSASTNDYKVYRRRWFLLATLFVLNISNAMAWLAFAPVAYKAAEFYTDPPSLDTINWLSVVFMITGIPCGIVATWLIDTVGLRFSVILSAWLNGIGCVIRVISAIDGIAPSAKLPLVFTGQIVAALAQPFVLFAPTKLSALWFKEDQRAISNMLATTGNPLGMMIANIISPILTNKPTDMLYMLAIQCIPAGVAVIMATFGWWSSLPPSPPSSSADAESQPFLVGLKALARNRRYYLLAWAIGGGIALFSVLTTLLSQILCPWGYTDTYVGVACGSALIGAGFVGSAIAGVIVDKTKRFTEVTKVCYALAVVALIVFAVMHNQANQWVVLTCMCGLFGFFSLPVYPIGNELAVETTYPVGEATSSGIVFMSGQLQGLILILLLQSIGTNLDPKPTTDQCTSENLGDIPVQDMSVPVYVMAGYGGLIVLIYTIFFRTEYKRLLADKCKKDSEDSLEKNMDNAAYIQENETDQVEKF; encoded by the exons atgaaattgaaaaatatgacTTCTTCAAGAGAGACCTATAAAGTTGATTCGGCTTCTACTAACGATTATAAAGTGTACCGCCGAAGATGGTTTCTGTTGGCAACACTTTTTGTGCTGAacatttcaaatgcaatg gCGTGGCTTGCATTTGCTCCTGTTGCTTACAAAGCTGCTGAGTTTTACACGGATCCCCCAAGCCTTGACACAATAAACTGGCTCTCTGTTGTGTTTATGATAACTGGAATTCCTTGTGGAATCGTAGCAACATGGCTAATCGATACAGTTGGACTTAGATTTTCTGTGATTTTAAGTGCTTGGTTGAATGGTATTGGCTGTGTTATAAGAGTGATCAGTGCAATTGATGGAATTGCACCATCTGCTAAACTTCCGTTGGTATTTACTGGTCAAATAGTTGCTGCTCTTGCACAACCATTTGTTCTGTTTGCACCAACGAAGTTGTCTGCTTTGTGGTTCAAAGAGGACCAAAGGGCAATTTCAAACATGTTGGCGACAACAG GTAATCCTCTTGGAATGATGATTGCAAACATAATATCACCAATACTTACTAATAAACCAACAGATATGCTTTACATG CTTGCTATCCAGTGCATTCCAGCTGGTGTTGCAGTAATCATGGCAACATTTGGTTGGTGGTCGAGTTTACCCCCATCTCCTCCTTCGTCAAGTGCCGATGCTGAATCACAACCATTCTTGGTTGGCTTGAAAGCATTGGCAAGGAACCGCCGGTATTATCTCCTGGCATGGGCAATTGGTGGTGGAATAGCTCTGTTCAGTGTTCTTACCACTCTGCTCTCGCAAATTTTGTGCCCTTGGGGATATACAGAT ACTTACGTTGGAGTTGCTTGTGGATCAGCTTTAATAGGAGCCGGTTTTGTTGGATCAGCCATAGCCGGTGTCATCGTGGATAAGACAAAGAGGTTCACTGAAGTTACAAAAGTGTGCTACGCTCTGGCTGTTGTTGCATTGATTGTGTTCGCTGTG ATGCACAATCAAGCTAACCAGTGGGTCGTTCTTACATGCATGTGTGGCTTATTTGGTTTCTTTAGTTTACCTGTTTACCCCATTGGGAATGAACTTGCTGTGGAAACAACATATCCTGTAGGAGAAGCCACTAGTTCTGGAATAGTTTTTATGTCTGG TCAACTTCAAGGGCTCATATTGATTTTACTTCTTCAATCCATTGGAACTAATTTGGATCCAAAGCCTACCACTGATCAATGTACCAGTGAGAACCTCGGGGACATACCAGTCCAGGACATGTCAG TTCCAGTTTATGTTATGGCTGGATATGGTGGCTTGATAGTGCTCATTTATACCATCTTCTTCCGAACTGAGTATAAACGTTTGCTTGCtgacaaatgcaagaaagacAGTGAAGACAGTTTAGAAAAGAACATGGATAACGCAGCATATATTCAGGAAAATGAAACGGACCAAGTGGAAAAATTTTGA